A region of the candidate division WOR-3 bacterium genome:
TAGGTTCAATGGCTATTGAAATGAGAGGATCAGGAAAGTGCATTCCCTCAAAGAAAATAGGTGCCTCAGGATCACAAAGAGTGTCACCAGTCTTAACATCTTTTATTCCAACTATTCCAACTATTTCTCCCGCCTTCGCTTCTTTGATCGGCTCTTTCTTATCGGCATGTATAAGGTAAATTCTCATCGCCCTTTCTATCTTCCCTGTAGAAGAATTCAGCACCTTCTGGTTCACATTTAAAATTCCCGAATAAACGCGGGTAAACAAAACATTTCCCGCGTGCGGATCATTTTGTATCTTAAATACCACCGCTGAAAAAGGTGCATCATAAGTAGGCGAACGCTTTACATATTCCCCTGTTTTAGGGTCAACACCTACCACATCTCCTTTATCGAGTGGAGATGGAAGGTAATCAACGATTGCATCAAGGAGAGGCTGAATTCCTTTGTTTTTGAGGGCAGCCCCCATAAGGACGGGAACCGCTTTCATAGAAAGTGTCGCTTTCCTTATCGAAGATTTAAGGATATCGACCGTAATCTCTTTTTCTTCTACAGCGAGTTTTAAAATCTCTTCATCTATTTCAGACAGCTTATCCAGGAGATTATTCCTAACATCTTCGACCTCTTCTTCGCTTGCATCCTCAATGCGGTAATTCTCACCCGTCCCATCCACATCCCAGATATACTTTTTCTTAGCGATAACATCTATGACACCAATAAAGTTTTCTTCGATACCGATGGGGATTTGGAGTGGTAATGCCAAAATGTTAAATTTCTCTTCAATTTCCTTCATGACCCTGAAGGGGTCGGCACCTACACGGTCGAGTTTGTTTATAAAAACGATCCGCGGTACCTTATACCTATCGGCTTGGTGCCACACCGTCTCGGATTGAGGTTGAACACCTGCAACCCCACAAAAGATTACAATCAAACCATCGAGGACTCTAAGTGAACGCTCAACTTCAATTGTAAAATCTACGTGGCCAGGAGTGTCGATAATGTTGATCCTGTGACCTTTCCAGTAGCAGCTTACAGCAGCGCTGGTAATGGTGATACCTCTCTCCTTTTCCTGAATCAAATAATCA
Encoded here:
- the fusA gene encoding elongation factor G, producing MDIAFDNITNLRNIGFAAHIDAGKTTTTERILYYTKKIHRLGDVDEGTATTDYLIQEKERGITITSAAVSCYWKGHRINIIDTPGHVDFTIEVERSLRVLDGLIVIFCGVAGVQPQSETVWHQADRYKVPRIVFINKLDRVGADPFRVMKEIEEKFNILALPLQIPIGIEENFIGVIDVIAKKKYIWDVDGTGENYRIEDASEEEVEDVRNNLLDKLSEIDEEILKLAVEEKEITVDILKSSIRKATLSMKAVPVLMGAALKNKGIQPLLDAIVDYLPSPLDKGDVVGVDPKTGEYVKRSPTYDAPFSAVVFKIQNDPHAGNVLFTRVYSGILNVNQKVLNSSTGKIERAMRIYLIHADKKEPIKEAKAGEIVGIVGIKDVKTGDTLCDPEAPIFFEGMHFPDPLISIAIEPKSSKDEDKLKEVLNIIQIEDPSFKVGKDRETGQLLISGMGELHLEIITDRIVREFKIPIKTGKPQVTYRETITVEAEVEELFEREIGGVKEKGYAKVKLIPRNRGEGNKVTILPEMNPQLRELFINIAYESISFGPILGYPVTDVEVQLVAVGEDSTFTQLGNELALRKAVQRALQEGKPILLEPIVLLEVVCPSEYIGNVVSDLGQRGGELDKIENISDNIQKLKAYVPLKKLLGYVTDLRSLTQGRASFWMKLDHYAPVKKEKTLTI